One window of Acidobacteriota bacterium genomic DNA carries:
- a CDS encoding efflux RND transporter periplasmic adaptor subunit — protein MTIETKRRVRRYVLGGGVLVVVIIGVVGGFMLVGKVAANGQTPAAATAPARQEVAVPVQVEAPRRGTVSAALSASSTLESEQQADVLAKTDGLVVRMLVDEGANVAKGQVLAEIDDADKKIALQQARLKAEASKREYERAQRSHQDQLISQQDFERLRSTNDLAQADVDSAALSISYTRILAPFAGRIVDRAVVQGRHIKPGEKLFTVANMSPLVARVFLPEKDVAGLRLGQSAELVLDAAGGQRLPGRVTKISPVVDTSTGTIKVTVEALSLTPAARPGSFTTVRIVTDTHANALLVPKGAVVREDSADYLFVVEGSRARRCKVTLGFPSDGRIEVAAGLSGRESVIIAGQGSLKDGARVDVQKAGL, from the coding sequence ATGACGATCGAAACCAAACGGCGAGTGAGACGGTATGTACTGGGCGGAGGCGTCCTGGTCGTCGTCATCATTGGCGTGGTCGGCGGCTTCATGCTCGTCGGCAAGGTAGCCGCCAACGGCCAGACTCCGGCAGCGGCCACGGCGCCGGCCAGGCAGGAAGTCGCTGTGCCCGTGCAGGTCGAGGCGCCGCGACGCGGCACGGTGTCGGCCGCGCTGAGCGCGTCATCGACACTCGAGAGCGAACAGCAGGCCGACGTGCTGGCGAAGACCGACGGTCTGGTCGTGCGGATGCTCGTCGACGAAGGCGCGAACGTCGCCAAGGGGCAGGTGCTGGCAGAGATCGACGATGCCGACAAGAAGATCGCGCTCCAGCAGGCACGCCTCAAGGCCGAGGCCTCGAAGCGTGAGTACGAGAGGGCCCAGCGGTCGCATCAGGATCAGCTGATCAGCCAGCAGGACTTCGAGCGCTTGCGCAGCACGAACGACCTCGCCCAGGCCGACGTCGACAGTGCGGCGCTGTCGATCAGCTACACGAGGATTCTCGCGCCGTTCGCCGGACGCATCGTGGATCGCGCCGTCGTGCAGGGCCGGCACATCAAGCCCGGCGAGAAGCTGTTCACCGTCGCCAACATGTCCCCGCTCGTCGCTCGGGTGTTCCTGCCGGAAAAAGATGTGGCGGGCCTCCGTCTCGGCCAGTCAGCAGAGTTGGTCCTGGATGCGGCAGGCGGCCAGCGTCTCCCCGGGCGTGTGACCAAGATTAGCCCGGTCGTCGATACCAGCACGGGCACAATCAAAGTGACAGTCGAAGCCCTGTCGCTGACGCCGGCGGCGAGACCGGGATCGTTCACGACGGTTCGGATCGTCACCGACACCCACGCGAATGCGTTGCTCGTGCCGAAGGGCGCCGTGGTCCGCGAGGACTCGGCCGACTACCTGTTCGTGGTCGAGGGTTCGCGCGCCAGGCGCTGCAAGGTGACGCTTGGATTTCCCAGCGATGGCCGCATCGAAGTGGCCGCCGGGCTCTCCGGCCGTGAGTCCGTGATCATCGCCGGCCAGGGCAGCCTCAAAGACGGCGCCCGCGTCGACGTGCAGAAGGCCGGCCTGTAA
- a CDS encoding DUF1698 domain-containing protein, translating into MNEAEDLKARAASIKWCHPIDLGHGIITRPERHVRFRYKRRVRFLSLPDDLRGKSVLDIGAWDGFFSFECERRGAARVLAIDTYAWDHHGKDGFLLAHSALNSKVEHLRMAAEDLDPDVVGRFDLVLMLGVLYHLRSPIEVLDCVRRVTAGTLVCETHVLVPAMHGRYPLISFFPGDSLAGGGKYEFCAIPTIECAQQMLRSAGFQHQIIKHRPSLRPLKQLKALLINRPQSGRFIVHAS; encoded by the coding sequence GTGAACGAGGCGGAAGATCTTAAAGCGCGCGCCGCGTCGATCAAGTGGTGCCACCCGATCGATCTCGGCCATGGCATCATCACCCGGCCCGAGCGGCATGTCCGCTTCCGCTACAAACGGCGAGTGCGCTTTCTGTCGCTGCCCGATGACCTTCGCGGCAAGAGCGTCCTGGACATCGGAGCCTGGGACGGCTTCTTCTCGTTCGAATGCGAGCGGCGCGGCGCGGCGCGGGTGCTCGCGATCGACACCTACGCCTGGGATCACCACGGCAAGGATGGTTTCCTCCTGGCGCATTCGGCGCTGAACTCGAAGGTCGAGCACCTGCGGATGGCGGCAGAGGATCTGGATCCGGACGTCGTCGGACGCTTCGATCTGGTCCTGATGCTGGGCGTCCTCTATCATCTCCGCTCGCCGATTGAAGTGCTCGACTGCGTGCGCCGCGTCACCGCCGGCACCCTGGTCTGCGAAACGCACGTGCTCGTTCCGGCGATGCACGGGCGGTACCCTCTTATCAGCTTCTTTCCCGGAGACAGTCTCGCCGGCGGCGGGAAATACGAGTTCTGCGCCATTCCCACGATCGAATGCGCGCAGCAGATGTTGCGATCCGCCGGCTTCCAGCATCAGATCATCAAGCACCGGCCCTCGCTTCGCCCACTCAAGCAACTGAAGGCCCTGCTGATCAACCGGCCGCAGTCCGGCCGGTTCATCGTCCACGCGTCCTGA
- a CDS encoding glycosyltransferase family 39 protein, with amino-acid sequence MRSRRLALILLIAAAILPYVLNLGATSIIDANEAFYTETPREMIEAGDYVNPTFNYEPRLNKPPLSYWAVAASYRIFGVSLTAARVPIAAGALVILAAAFVLGRLACSTSAGLVAALTLAATPRFLLFSRRIIIDVYTAMFLGLTLLFFVLAESQPQRRRRWLLAMYVATGLGVITKGPIAIALPALVFLVYLITSRRLMTITRMMLPTGVAVVSLIVVPYYALLYSQHGWDAIATFLMRENLARYAEGVGAPSRGPLFYLPVLFADLYFPWSLLLPAGFALVPWRRLWRARSDHPGDGGVTLPIGQETVRLLLGLWIVVIVAFFSLSKAQQDLYILPCVVAAAALVGGVLDGMFRKGLSPRLTAVTTWSVGLIGIVLLALGCAIVWVAGGAGARIHVEGATATGVVLAIASVVALVALARRSATAACAAIGAAVIVGHWMLVLWALPDFERYKPVAHLARAIQQVAAPGSRIGTYLVATPSVVFYLQRHVDQMFDVPTVSEFFAGGSPAYCLMTQEEYERIKPLLRAPTFVLASSPRFDAQLRDIITTAPLPNLVVVASGDVR; translated from the coding sequence ATGCGTTCGAGGCGCCTGGCGCTGATACTGCTGATTGCGGCGGCCATCCTGCCATACGTCCTGAATCTCGGCGCGACGTCGATCATCGACGCCAACGAGGCATTCTACACCGAGACGCCCCGCGAGATGATCGAGGCGGGCGACTACGTCAATCCCACCTTCAACTACGAGCCGCGGCTCAACAAGCCGCCGCTTTCGTACTGGGCCGTCGCCGCCTCCTACCGCATCTTCGGCGTATCGTTGACCGCCGCGCGGGTTCCAATCGCGGCCGGCGCGCTCGTGATTCTCGCAGCCGCGTTCGTGCTGGGCCGATTGGCATGTTCAACCAGCGCGGGTCTCGTCGCCGCGCTGACGCTCGCGGCCACGCCGCGATTCCTGCTGTTTTCCAGGCGCATCATCATCGACGTGTACACGGCGATGTTCCTGGGCCTGACGCTGCTGTTCTTCGTGCTGGCCGAATCGCAGCCGCAGCGACGGCGCCGGTGGCTGCTCGCCATGTACGTGGCGACGGGCCTGGGCGTGATCACGAAGGGCCCCATCGCGATTGCCCTGCCGGCACTGGTGTTCCTGGTTTACCTGATCACGTCACGGCGATTGATGACGATCACGCGGATGATGCTGCCGACCGGCGTCGCCGTGGTCTCGTTGATCGTCGTCCCGTACTACGCGCTGCTGTACTCCCAGCATGGGTGGGACGCGATCGCAACGTTTCTGATGCGCGAGAATCTGGCCCGGTACGCCGAGGGCGTCGGCGCGCCGAGCCGAGGGCCGCTGTTCTATCTGCCGGTCCTCTTCGCGGATCTCTATTTCCCGTGGTCGCTCCTGCTGCCGGCCGGCTTCGCCCTTGTGCCTTGGAGGCGCCTGTGGCGCGCCCGCTCCGATCATCCTGGCGACGGCGGCGTGACGCTGCCGATCGGGCAGGAGACCGTCCGCCTGCTGCTGGGCCTGTGGATCGTCGTCATTGTCGCGTTCTTCTCGCTCTCGAAGGCGCAGCAGGATCTGTACATCCTGCCTTGCGTGGTGGCGGCCGCGGCGCTGGTCGGCGGCGTGCTGGACGGAATGTTCAGGAAGGGGTTGTCGCCCCGGCTGACTGCCGTGACCACGTGGAGCGTGGGCCTGATTGGGATCGTGCTGCTTGCGTTGGGGTGCGCGATCGTGTGGGTGGCCGGCGGCGCTGGCGCCCGCATCCACGTGGAGGGGGCGACGGCCACAGGCGTCGTGCTGGCGATCGCCTCCGTGGTGGCGCTCGTCGCGCTGGCCAGGCGGTCCGCCACGGCCGCGTGCGCTGCGATCGGCGCGGCGGTGATTGTCGGCCATTGGATGCTGGTCCTCTGGGCGCTGCCCGATTTCGAACGCTATAAGCCCGTGGCTCATCTGGCCCGGGCGATCCAGCAGGTTGCGGCGCCGGGCTCCCGCATCGGCACGTACCTCGTGGCCACACCGAGTGTCGTGTTCTATCTCCAGCGGCACGTCGACCAGATGTTCGACGTGCCGACGGTATCCGAGTTCTTTGCGGGCGGCTCTCCCGCGTACTGCCTGATGACGCAGGAGGAGTACGAGCGGATCAAACCCCTGCTCAGGGCGCCCACGTTTGTTCTGGCCTCTTCGCCGCGCTTCGACGCTCAACTGCGCGACATCATCACCACGGCACCGCTTCCCAATCTGGTCGTGGTGGCCAGCGGCGACGTCCGGTAG
- a CDS encoding TRAP transporter TatT component family protein, with protein MVDARCSPSRPRAGGQAGRIGVLGVVCLALVLPGCSIKRMAIKTVADSLSEGTSSFATDDDPELIKDALPFGLKTLEGLLAQLPTHRPLLQSVAAGFTSYSAAFIQPEIRGLEDVDLDRAREVKVRARRMFIRARDYGLRALEVGYPNLRQKLMQDPKAALAKTVKKDVPDLYWTAAAWGSAISLGKDQMDLIADVPIVDALIHRALELDERWDNGSLTEFMIAFESRGDAQGGSLERARTYFGRTMELAQGKRISPLVSLAENVSITNQNRAEFEKLLDEALAFDSDKYPETRLVNLLAQKRARQLKALAGSLFLEEK; from the coding sequence ATGGTTGATGCTCGTTGTTCGCCCAGCCGGCCGCGTGCAGGCGGCCAGGCCGGCCGGATTGGTGTCCTGGGCGTCGTCTGCCTGGCGCTGGTGCTGCCGGGTTGTTCGATCAAGAGAATGGCCATTAAGACGGTGGCCGACTCGCTTTCGGAAGGCACGTCGTCGTTTGCGACCGATGACGATCCCGAGTTGATCAAGGACGCGCTCCCCTTCGGTCTGAAGACGCTCGAGGGGCTGCTGGCCCAGCTCCCGACGCATCGGCCCCTGCTCCAATCGGTGGCGGCGGGCTTCACGTCGTACTCGGCGGCCTTCATCCAGCCGGAGATCCGCGGGCTCGAGGACGTCGACCTGGACCGCGCCCGCGAAGTGAAGGTCCGCGCACGCCGCATGTTCATCCGGGCACGCGACTACGGCCTCCGTGCGCTCGAGGTCGGCTATCCCAACCTCCGGCAGAAACTGATGCAGGACCCGAAAGCGGCACTCGCGAAGACCGTGAAGAAAGACGTGCCCGATCTCTACTGGACCGCGGCCGCGTGGGGCTCGGCGATCTCGCTCGGCAAGGACCAGATGGATCTGATCGCCGACGTCCCGATCGTGGACGCGTTGATCCACCGGGCGCTCGAGCTCGACGAGCGGTGGGACAACGGCTCGCTCACCGAATTCATGATCGCGTTCGAGAGCCGCGGCGACGCCCAGGGCGGCAGCCTGGAACGTGCGCGCACGTACTTCGGTCGGACGATGGAGTTGGCCCAGGGGAAGCGGATTTCACCCCTCGTCTCGCTGGCCGAGAACGTCTCGATCACGAACCAGAATCGCGCCGAGTTCGAGAAGTTGCTGGACGAGGCGCTCGCCTTTGACTCCGACAAGTATCCGGAGACGCGGCTCGTCAACCTGCTGGCGCAGAAACGGGCCCGCCAGCTCAAGGCGCTGGCCGGGTCGCTCTTCCTGGAGGAGAAGTAA